The following are from one region of the Candidatus Eisenbacteria bacterium genome:
- the purL gene encoding phosphoribosylformylglycinamidine synthase subunit PurL, with the protein MREPLFAPSVSLTDDERRRVRDLLGRDPTDVELQIFDILWSEHCSYKSSRAALRRLPTEGPTVVLGPGEDAGVLRFAEWEGKRYAIVIAHESHNHPSQVVPVEGAATGIGGIVRDVVCMGAEVIGVLDPLRFGDPRGEHAHRSIDIARGVVKGIALYANALGVPNLGGDVRFDPSYDDNCLVNVVAIGLVEEDRVIPSAVPPEGRREPYVFLLVGKPTDASGFGGATLASAVLDDAPAENRGAVQVADPFLKRVLNVALADLFRLAREKEIPIGCKDLGAGGISCMASELADRGGMGVAIDFEAIPLAEEIPPFVALVSETQERYGLAVPERFAEEVLDLFNVKYELPSIVRGARAAVVGRFTEEKRVRIRQGGTLVCDAATEAITCPVLADREAKAPSRPKEKAFSGFDGDLGEALLRMLRSPNGGSAEPIFRSYDTEVQGRAVIRPGEADASVLLPIPGCPVGLAATADGNPWYGLLDPRAAGVLAVAEGARNLAAVGAEPLGMTDCLNYGNPEDPFVYQQFIEGVEGIREGAAAIGLRGRPECPIPIVSGNVSFYNESARGRSIAPSPILCLVGRVRDASRAATIGLKGPGGRILLVGDRYDDLGGSLFLREVRGLLGEKPPVFRAAEEREAIHLVSRLVEEGLVRAAHDISEGGLLGAHAEMVDGAGDPKVGAAIAIDAVGRGLPDEVRLFSESGGFLLEVEEKDAEGIVERGRRLGVPIFAIGRVDGAGRLLVEREGKAIVEVGRAAIGEARREALASIFTGV; encoded by the coding sequence GTGAGGGAACCCCTTTTCGCCCCCTCGGTCTCCCTCACGGACGACGAACGCCGGCGCGTCCGCGATCTCCTCGGACGCGATCCGACCGACGTCGAGCTTCAGATCTTCGACATTCTTTGGAGCGAGCACTGCTCGTACAAGTCGAGCCGCGCCGCGCTCCGCCGTCTCCCGACCGAGGGGCCCACGGTCGTTCTCGGGCCGGGGGAGGACGCGGGCGTTCTCCGCTTCGCCGAATGGGAAGGGAAGCGTTATGCGATCGTGATCGCGCACGAGAGCCACAACCATCCTTCGCAGGTCGTTCCGGTCGAGGGGGCGGCGACCGGGATCGGCGGGATCGTGCGGGACGTCGTCTGCATGGGGGCGGAGGTGATCGGCGTTCTTGATCCGCTCCGCTTCGGCGACCCGCGCGGCGAGCACGCGCACCGATCGATCGATATCGCGCGCGGCGTCGTCAAGGGGATCGCGCTCTACGCGAACGCGCTCGGCGTCCCGAACCTCGGGGGCGATGTCCGCTTCGATCCTTCGTACGATGATAATTGCCTCGTGAACGTCGTGGCGATCGGCCTCGTGGAGGAAGACCGCGTGATCCCGAGCGCCGTTCCGCCGGAGGGGAGGCGGGAGCCGTACGTGTTCCTTCTCGTCGGGAAGCCGACCGACGCGAGCGGCTTCGGCGGAGCGACGCTCGCCTCGGCGGTTCTGGACGACGCGCCGGCCGAGAACCGGGGCGCCGTCCAGGTCGCCGATCCGTTCCTAAAGCGCGTCTTGAACGTCGCGCTCGCGGATCTCTTCCGGCTCGCGCGCGAGAAGGAGATCCCGATCGGCTGCAAGGATCTCGGGGCGGGGGGGATCTCGTGCATGGCCTCCGAGCTCGCCGACCGGGGCGGGATGGGGGTCGCGATCGACTTCGAGGCGATTCCGCTCGCCGAGGAGATTCCTCCTTTTGTCGCGCTCGTCTCCGAGACGCAGGAACGCTACGGCCTTGCGGTCCCCGAACGCTTCGCGGAGGAGGTCCTCGATCTTTTTAACGTCAAGTATGAGCTCCCCTCGATCGTTCGCGGAGCGCGCGCGGCGGTCGTCGGGCGCTTCACGGAAGAGAAGAGGGTCCGCATCCGGCAGGGGGGAACGCTCGTCTGCGATGCCGCGACCGAAGCGATCACCTGTCCCGTGCTCGCTGATCGCGAGGCGAAAGCCCCGTCGCGCCCGAAGGAGAAGGCGTTCTCCGGCTTCGACGGGGATCTCGGGGAGGCGCTTCTTCGCATGCTCCGCTCGCCGAACGGCGGCTCCGCGGAGCCGATCTTCCGCTCGTACGACACGGAGGTGCAGGGGCGCGCGGTGATCCGTCCGGGAGAGGCGGACGCGTCGGTTCTCCTTCCGATCCCCGGGTGCCCGGTCGGGCTCGCCGCGACGGCGGACGGGAACCCGTGGTACGGGCTTCTCGACCCGCGCGCGGCGGGCGTGCTCGCGGTGGCGGAGGGAGCGCGGAACCTCGCCGCGGTCGGGGCGGAGCCTCTCGGGATGACCGATTGCCTGAACTACGGGAACCCCGAGGATCCCTTCGTGTATCAACAGTTCATCGAGGGGGTCGAGGGGATTCGCGAGGGGGCCGCCGCGATCGGTCTTCGCGGGCGGCCGGAGTGTCCGATCCCGATCGTGAGCGGGAATGTCAGCTTCTACAACGAGTCGGCCCGCGGCCGGTCGATCGCTCCCTCGCCGATCCTCTGCCTCGTCGGGCGCGTTCGGGATGCCTCGCGCGCGGCGACGATCGGCCTCAAGGGGCCGGGCGGAAGGATCCTCCTCGTCGGGGATCGCTACGACGATCTCGGCGGATCGCTCTTCCTTCGCGAGGTCCGCGGCCTTCTCGGAGAGAAGCCGCCGGTGTTCCGCGCGGCGGAGGAGCGGGAGGCGATCCACCTCGTGAGCCGGCTCGTGGAGGAGGGGCTCGTCCGCGCGGCGCACGACATCTCGGAGGGGGGACTCCTCGGCGCTCACGCGGAGATGGTCGACGGGGCGGGCGATCCCAAAGTCGGCGCGGCGATCGCGATCGACGCGGTCGGTCGCGGGCTCCCGGACGAGGTCCGTCTCTTCTCCGAGTCGGGCGGTTTCCTTCTCGAGGTCGAGGAGAAGGATGCGGAGGGGATCGTCGAGAGAGGTCGCCGTCTCGGCGTCCCGATCTTCGCGATCGGAAGGGTCGACGGCGCGGGACGCCTTCTCGTCGAGCGGGAGGGGAAGGCGATCGTCGAGGTCGGGCGCGCCGCGATCGGCGAGGCGCGCCGCGAGGCGCTCGCCTCGATCTTCACGGGAGTTTGA